In one Arenibacter antarcticus genomic region, the following are encoded:
- a CDS encoding DUF2914 domain-containing protein, which produces MKRTLVKLRNSRFRNFLKKHEKYAPVLFFIAGFVFDSLTLGRIDRLYDLIVLCLHMTSLTITLFLFNLVDDGRWKNTFLGRYEEYFPLAIQFFFGGLSSAFVIYFSRSVSLSRTISFFIILVLLLFANELLKKRISNKYLQFGVYFFISFTFFTFIIPVFISEMNTNIFLISGVVSLISSLLVITIIYGISPSTRLEVHLGKLFGMILFIYALINVFYFLKLIPPVPLAMQTGIVAHNIESQNNSYYVTYETDDWYIFWRDHRLKYIHEPDENVYVFTSIFAPTDLKKSIFHRWTWYNEGTGKWEIVEDIGYEITGGRDGGYRGYTYKNNVKPGTWKVEVITEEELVLGVVDFEIVINPSLQPKGVRRRTF; this is translated from the coding sequence ATGAAAAGAACATTAGTAAAACTTAGGAATAGTAGGTTTCGAAATTTTCTCAAGAAACATGAAAAGTATGCTCCGGTGTTATTCTTCATCGCAGGATTCGTTTTTGATTCTCTGACTTTAGGGCGCATTGACCGGTTATATGATTTAATTGTGTTATGTCTGCATATGACCTCCCTGACCATTACCCTTTTTCTTTTTAATTTGGTTGATGACGGAAGGTGGAAAAATACATTCTTGGGACGGTATGAGGAATATTTTCCCTTGGCGATCCAGTTTTTCTTTGGGGGACTTTCCAGTGCTTTTGTTATTTATTTTTCCAGGAGTGTTTCCCTTTCCAGAACCATATCTTTCTTTATTATCCTAGTGCTCTTGCTTTTTGCCAATGAGTTGCTTAAGAAACGGATCTCCAATAAATACTTACAGTTTGGGGTGTATTTTTTTATAAGCTTCACCTTTTTTACTTTTATTATACCTGTATTTATAAGTGAGATGAATACAAATATTTTTCTTATTTCGGGGGTTGTAAGTTTAATTTCTTCGCTTCTAGTAATTACGATAATATATGGAATCAGCCCAAGTACTAGATTGGAAGTACACCTTGGAAAACTGTTTGGAATGATACTATTTATTTACGCTCTGATCAATGTTTTTTATTTTCTAAAGCTTATCCCTCCAGTTCCGTTGGCCATGCAAACCGGAATTGTAGCGCACAATATAGAATCACAAAATAATAGTTATTACGTTACCTACGAAACAGATGACTGGTATATATTTTGGAGAGACCATAGGCTGAAGTATATTCATGAACCTGATGAAAATGTATATGTATTCACTTCCATTTTTGCGCCTACCGACTTAAAAAAGTCCATCTTCCATAGATGGACATGGTATAATGAAGGTACTGGGAAATGGGAGATTGTTGAGGATATAGGCTATGAAATTACAGGAGGTCGGGATGGGGGATATCGCGGATACACCTATAAGAATAATGTGAAACCAGGAACTTGGAAAGTGGAAGTCATTACCGAGGAAGAGTTGGTGTTGGGAGTCGTCGATTTTGAAATTGTAATTAATCCCTCTTTACAACCCAAGGGGGTGAGGCGGAGAACATTCTAA
- a CDS encoding sugar phosphate isomerase/epimerase, translating into MDRRKFMEKSSVLGLAAMLPLSSFSLMDSPKYKMGYQLFSIRDEMAKNPRKTLEYLKEVGYEDFEIYGFDNENGSYYGYPSSEFKLLLDELDLTVSSGHYNFSPYLEKPDEELSRFVDQCIVGAKALKSSYITWPWISPEQRTLDKYRLLSNKLNIIGEQITNAGLGFSYHNHGYEFEDQNGENGFNIIINETDPSLVKLQIDMYWVIRASNYSPKELIKEQPNRYTTWHIKDMDKLSGDYTELGNGSINYHEILPDPKESGLEFYYIEQGGNFTKNSMISAAASAEYFKRELQKYL; encoded by the coding sequence ATGGATCGAAGAAAATTTATGGAGAAATCCAGTGTACTGGGATTGGCTGCAATGTTGCCCCTATCCTCTTTTTCATTAATGGATTCTCCGAAATATAAAATGGGATATCAATTGTTTTCCATTAGAGATGAAATGGCCAAGAACCCTAGGAAAACTCTGGAGTATTTAAAAGAGGTTGGATATGAAGATTTTGAAATCTATGGTTTTGATAATGAAAATGGGAGCTATTATGGGTATCCCTCTTCGGAATTTAAACTACTATTGGATGAGTTAGATTTAACGGTCAGTAGTGGTCATTATAATTTCTCCCCCTATCTGGAGAAACCTGACGAAGAGTTAAGCCGTTTCGTTGACCAGTGCATTGTTGGGGCCAAAGCGTTAAAAAGCAGTTATATTACATGGCCATGGATTTCTCCAGAACAACGAACGCTGGACAAGTATAGATTGTTATCCAATAAATTGAATATCATAGGGGAGCAAATAACAAATGCAGGACTTGGATTCTCTTATCACAACCACGGTTATGAATTTGAAGATCAGAATGGGGAAAATGGATTTAATATTATTATCAATGAAACCGACCCCTCCCTTGTGAAATTACAAATAGATATGTATTGGGTAATTCGTGCTTCAAATTACAGTCCGAAGGAATTGATTAAGGAACAACCAAACCGATATACTACCTGGCATATAAAGGATATGGATAAACTTAGCGGAGATTACACCGAATTGGGCAATGGTTCTATAAACTATCATGAGATCCTTCCAGACCCCAAGGAATCTGGATTAGAGTTTTATTATATAGAACAAGGGGGTAATTTCACTAAAAACTCAATGATCAGCGCTGCAGCCAGTGCTGAATACTTCAAGAGAGAACTTCAGAAATATTTGTGA
- a CDS encoding DUF4256 domain-containing protein, producing the protein MEYKPVLSQEQAQELISTLKVRFHKNMDRHKDLGWGPIQVKLEADSEKLWSLNEMESTGGEPDVVDPTVVGDIEISEEYLFYDCAAESPKGRRSACYDREGQESRKEHKPKNNAIDMATIMGVEILTVEQYKGLQRLGVFDAKTSSWVKTPPEIRKLGGALFADFRYGTVFVYHNSAPSYYAARGFRASIRL; encoded by the coding sequence ATGGAATACAAACCCGTATTGTCACAAGAACAGGCCCAAGAACTGATAAGCACATTAAAAGTCCGCTTTCATAAAAATATGGATCGGCATAAGGATCTTGGTTGGGGACCCATCCAAGTAAAGTTGGAGGCCGATTCCGAAAAATTGTGGTCACTGAATGAAATGGAGAGCACAGGCGGAGAACCAGATGTTGTTGATCCAACAGTTGTTGGGGATATTGAAATTTCAGAGGAATATCTTTTTTATGATTGTGCGGCGGAAAGCCCTAAAGGTCGCAGAAGTGCTTGTTATGATAGGGAGGGACAGGAGTCTAGGAAAGAGCACAAACCTAAAAATAACGCTATTGATATGGCAACAATAATGGGTGTTGAAATATTAACGGTAGAACAATATAAAGGATTGCAGAGGTTGGGGGTTTTCGATGCCAAAACATCTAGTTGGGTGAAGACACCTCCCGAGATTAGAAAACTAGGTGGGGCCCTTTTTGCTGACTTCCGTTACGGGACTGTATTTGTATATCACAATAGTGCCCCGTCTTATTATGCCGCAAGGGGTTTCCGAGCTTCAATAAGACTTTAA
- a CDS encoding NAD(P)/FAD-dependent oxidoreductase: MDQSFVEVLVIGAGPSGCVAAAYLKQQGINVKVVEKSVFPRFVIGESLLPRCMDHFEEVGLLEGLDAIGFEKKFGARFIKGDKVCEFDFSKKHTAGWDWTWQVPRADFDQVLVDQIIKMGIDVSFAHEVMDVSFNDNGESTTSVKDENGKLYQIKAKYIIDSSGYGRVLPRLLDLDKPSALPKHSSIFTHVEDINRPAGKEGTLITFDVVQTEVWLWVIPFSNGRTSIGYVGPSEFLESFKGSDSEKLIAMLKLSDYYYERFKGVSFLFEPHTIKNYSKSVKQLYGKGFVLTGNSAEFLDPVFSSGVTFATESALLGAKLITKELKGATVDWEIEYSNHIKDGVAVFSSYVQEWYTGNLQTLFFHQPENPEVKRQICSVLAGYVWDKTNPFVTKHDRLIRTVAHIIDLENQSKEE; this comes from the coding sequence ATGGATCAAAGTTTTGTTGAGGTCTTGGTAATTGGGGCAGGGCCCTCTGGATGCGTTGCTGCGGCCTATTTGAAGCAGCAAGGAATTAATGTTAAAGTAGTAGAGAAAAGTGTGTTTCCGAGGTTTGTGATAGGAGAAAGTCTTTTGCCTAGATGTATGGATCATTTTGAAGAGGTGGGACTTCTTGAGGGCTTGGACGCCATAGGATTTGAAAAGAAATTTGGAGCCCGATTTATTAAGGGAGATAAGGTATGTGAGTTCGACTTTAGTAAAAAGCATACCGCTGGTTGGGATTGGACCTGGCAAGTGCCACGGGCCGATTTTGATCAGGTACTGGTGGATCAAATTATAAAAATGGGAATCGATGTTTCCTTTGCCCATGAGGTAATGGATGTTAGTTTTAATGATAATGGCGAATCTACGACCTCGGTAAAGGACGAAAATGGGAAGCTGTACCAGATAAAGGCTAAATATATTATCGATTCTAGTGGCTACGGTAGGGTATTGCCCCGATTGTTAGATCTGGACAAACCCTCGGCACTGCCCAAACATTCCTCAATTTTCACCCATGTTGAGGATATAAACCGCCCCGCAGGAAAGGAGGGTACCCTCATTACTTTTGATGTGGTACAGACCGAAGTATGGTTATGGGTAATTCCGTTTTCCAATGGGAGAACAAGTATTGGCTATGTGGGTCCATCAGAGTTTTTAGAATCCTTTAAAGGTAGTGATTCGGAGAAGTTAATAGCAATGTTAAAACTATCCGATTATTATTATGAGCGGTTTAAGGGGGTGAGCTTTCTTTTTGAGCCCCATACCATAAAGAATTATTCAAAATCCGTTAAGCAACTCTATGGAAAGGGTTTTGTCTTAACGGGGAACAGTGCCGAATTTTTAGATCCTGTTTTTTCTTCTGGAGTCACCTTTGCCACAGAATCTGCCCTATTGGGCGCGAAACTTATAACCAAGGAACTAAAAGGTGCTACAGTGGATTGGGAAATAGAATATTCTAATCATATTAAGGATGGAGTGGCCGTATTCTCCTCCTATGTACAGGAGTGGTACACGGGTAATTTGCAGACCTTATTTTTCCACCAGCCCGAAAATCCGGAGGTGAAAAGGCAAATTTGTTCTGTTTTAGCAGGTTATGTATGGGATAAGACCAATCCGTTTGTCACCAAGCACGATCGACTTATAAGAACAGTGGCACATATTATAGATCTGGAAAATCAAAGTAAGGAAGAGTAA
- the hutH gene encoding histidine ammonia-lyase — protein sequence MLTLKGRLGIEDFYQIIFKEESILINNNVLSTVENSFDFLKKFSENKVIYGVNTGFGPMAQYKIKDSERIQLQYNLIRSHASGTGNLIPPTYVKAAMLARLNTLCLGHSGVHISVIALMTSLINKNITPIIYEHGGVGASGDLVQLAHIALVLIGEGEVMYKGERRNTPEVFKIENLTPISIALREGLALINGTSVMTGIGLINTINARKLLNWMICCSAAINEIVQAYDDHLSHELNQSKKHLGQRKIAKTMRDHLKDSTLTRKREHHLYHPNNDVTIFEEKVQEYYSLRCVPQILGPVLDTLNNVEKILIEEVNSANDNPIVDVENEHVYHGGNFHGDYVSLEMDKLKMVVTKMSMLAERQLNYLLNPHLNNILPPFVNLGTLGLNFGMQGVQFTATSTTAENQMLSNPMYVHSIPNNNDNQDIVSMGTNAANITKKVIENTFEVIAIEAITIVQAIEYLKVQDKISSKTKKMYDDIRKLVPPISDKDEPMYPYVNSVKNFILNSELEIDNHSQVN from the coding sequence ATGTTGACTCTTAAAGGAAGGTTGGGAATAGAAGATTTCTACCAAATAATATTCAAAGAAGAATCTATTCTTATTAACAACAATGTCTTATCTACGGTTGAAAATAGTTTTGATTTTCTGAAAAAATTTTCTGAGAACAAAGTTATTTACGGGGTTAATACGGGATTTGGCCCCATGGCTCAGTACAAGATCAAAGATTCTGAAAGGATTCAGTTGCAATATAATTTAATACGGAGCCACGCATCCGGAACTGGGAATTTAATTCCTCCTACCTATGTGAAGGCTGCCATGTTGGCCAGATTGAACACCCTATGCCTAGGGCATTCCGGAGTACATATTTCAGTTATAGCGTTAATGACTTCCCTTATCAATAAAAACATTACTCCAATCATCTATGAACATGGTGGAGTAGGTGCCAGTGGAGACCTTGTACAATTGGCACATATAGCCCTAGTACTTATAGGCGAAGGGGAAGTAATGTACAAAGGGGAACGCAGAAATACCCCGGAGGTGTTTAAAATTGAAAACCTTACTCCCATTTCCATTGCCCTACGTGAGGGCCTCGCCTTAATCAATGGGACATCTGTGATGACGGGAATTGGCTTAATAAATACGATAAATGCCAGAAAATTATTGAATTGGATGATTTGCTGTTCCGCTGCGATCAATGAAATTGTCCAAGCTTACGACGATCACCTATCCCACGAATTAAATCAGTCCAAAAAACATTTGGGCCAACGCAAAATCGCCAAAACAATGAGGGACCATCTTAAGGATAGCACCCTCACCCGAAAAAGAGAACATCATCTGTACCATCCCAACAATGATGTTACTATTTTTGAGGAAAAGGTGCAGGAGTACTATTCCCTACGCTGCGTACCACAGATTTTAGGTCCCGTTTTGGATACTTTGAACAATGTGGAAAAGATCTTGATAGAAGAAGTGAATTCTGCCAATGATAATCCCATTGTTGACGTAGAAAACGAACATGTTTACCATGGCGGTAATTTTCACGGGGACTATGTTTCTTTAGAAATGGACAAATTAAAAATGGTTGTTACCAAAATGAGTATGCTTGCGGAAAGACAGCTGAATTATCTGTTAAACCCACATCTAAATAACATTCTGCCACCATTTGTAAACCTGGGTACCTTAGGATTAAATTTCGGAATGCAAGGAGTGCAGTTTACGGCCACCTCCACCACCGCGGAAAACCAAATGTTGTCCAACCCCATGTATGTTCACAGTATCCCCAACAACAATGACAATCAGGATATTGTAAGCATGGGCACCAACGCGGCCAATATTACCAAAAAAGTAATTGAAAACACCTTTGAGGTGATTGCAATAGAAGCGATAACCATTGTACAGGCCATTGAATATTTAAAGGTACAGGATAAAATATCATCAAAAACCAAAAAGATGTACGACGATATCCGGAAACTGGTACCCCCTATCTCCGACAAGGACGAGCCTATGTATCCCTACGTCAACAGTGTCAAAAACTTTATTCTCAACTCCGAACTAGAGATAGACAACCATAGCCAAGTGAATTAA
- a CDS encoding WG repeat-containing protein, whose protein sequence is MKTKITSAMVLLCMFGSIYAQQYALVRENNLFGYINKAGEYAISPQFKKADNFTNERAAANNGDKWGYINPKGEWAIQPQYDNVKEFNSGLALVSADKQWHYINTAGEVVATPTSDKYYDFNYGVAFYKNNDKIGLLGTDGKLVIEPTYDEIKGFVDGYAKARQGDLWGMVDTKGAIYIPIENEEVGDYNRKGVWVKKEGTFGIITNGTFNPVENAERIWDFTDKSDLTYARSNKLMGFINNQGEWVIPPKFDKARDFSQGLAPVFMNKNWGFINEKGEQIIDFKFKDAEVFGANGLAPAKDKKWGFIDKTGKWAIQPDYDITAGLSFDMFKKNVEKGFIDGLARVKHKKGWGFLNKKGEVLGDKWYQNAELFDDVKE, encoded by the coding sequence ATGAAGACAAAAATAACATCGGCCATGGTACTTCTTTGTATGTTCGGCAGCATCTATGCCCAGCAATATGCACTAGTAAGGGAGAATAATTTGTTTGGATATATCAACAAAGCAGGTGAGTATGCCATCTCTCCCCAATTTAAAAAAGCGGACAATTTCACCAATGAGCGTGCTGCCGCAAACAATGGGGACAAATGGGGATATATAAATCCAAAAGGAGAATGGGCCATTCAACCACAATACGATAATGTAAAGGAATTTAACTCTGGACTGGCACTGGTCAGTGCAGATAAACAGTGGCACTATATAAATACCGCGGGGGAAGTAGTGGCCACACCTACTTCTGATAAATATTACGATTTTAACTATGGCGTGGCCTTTTATAAAAATAACGACAAAATTGGCTTACTGGGAACCGATGGAAAGTTGGTCATAGAGCCAACTTATGATGAAATTAAAGGATTTGTAGATGGTTACGCCAAAGCAAGACAGGGAGATCTTTGGGGGATGGTAGACACAAAAGGAGCAATTTATATTCCCATAGAAAACGAAGAAGTGGGCGACTATAACCGCAAAGGGGTTTGGGTGAAAAAAGAGGGCACATTTGGGATAATTACCAACGGTACGTTCAACCCTGTGGAGAATGCAGAAAGGATTTGGGACTTTACGGACAAATCCGACCTCACCTATGCCAGGAGCAATAAGTTAATGGGCTTTATCAACAATCAGGGAGAATGGGTTATTCCGCCAAAGTTTGATAAGGCGCGCGATTTTAGCCAAGGCCTAGCCCCCGTTTTCATGAATAAGAATTGGGGATTTATCAACGAAAAGGGAGAACAAATAATAGATTTTAAATTTAAGGATGCCGAAGTATTTGGTGCTAACGGACTGGCACCAGCAAAAGATAAAAAATGGGGCTTTATAGATAAAACTGGGAAATGGGCCATTCAACCTGACTACGATATTACCGCCGGATTGTCCTTTGATATGTTTAAAAAGAATGTCGAAAAAGGTTTTATTGATGGACTGGCCCGCGTAAAACATAAAAAGGGTTGGGGGTTTTTAAATAAAAAAGGCGAAGTATTGGGTGATAAATGGTATCAGAATGCAGAGCTATTTGATGACGTAAAGGAATAA
- the fabG gene encoding 3-oxoacyl-ACP reductase FabG, with protein sequence MKEKQKFALVTGGSRGIGKAICIQLAKDTDYKILINYQGNEAAALDTLQEIHKIGGTAELVQFNVGDAADVQTKLDAWHNNNKEAIIEVIVNNAGITKDGLFMWMKPEDWNSVINTSLNGFFNVTNHLIQKLLVHKYGRIINMVSVSGLKGTPGQTNYSAAKGGIIAATKALAQEIAKRNITVNAVAPGFIRTDMTGELDEKEFKKMIPSNRFGEAEEVAHLVSFLASKNASYITGEVININGGIYS encoded by the coding sequence ATGAAGGAAAAACAGAAGTTTGCACTGGTAACCGGAGGATCTAGAGGGATAGGAAAAGCCATATGCATACAACTTGCAAAAGATACCGATTATAAAATATTAATCAATTATCAGGGCAATGAAGCTGCAGCCTTGGATACCTTACAAGAAATCCATAAAATTGGGGGAACTGCGGAACTTGTACAATTTAATGTTGGCGATGCAGCGGACGTGCAAACCAAACTGGACGCATGGCACAACAATAATAAGGAGGCAATCATAGAGGTTATCGTAAACAATGCCGGTATTACAAAAGATGGATTGTTTATGTGGATGAAACCCGAAGATTGGAATAGCGTGATAAATACCAGTCTAAACGGATTTTTTAATGTCACCAATCATCTGATTCAAAAATTATTGGTTCACAAATATGGAAGGATCATTAATATGGTATCAGTTTCCGGCCTAAAGGGCACTCCGGGACAAACCAATTATTCTGCCGCAAAGGGAGGTATAATTGCCGCAACTAAAGCCTTGGCACAGGAAATTGCGAAAAGGAATATTACGGTTAATGCGGTAGCACCCGGATTCATTAGAACGGACATGACTGGAGAACTGGACGAAAAGGAATTTAAAAAAATGATCCCGAGCAACCGTTTTGGTGAAGCCGAGGAAGTTGCCCATTTGGTTTCGTTTTTAGCTTCCAAGAACGCGTCGTATATTACCGGGGAAGTCATAAATATTAACGGAGGAATTTATTCTTAA
- a CDS encoding beta-ketoacyl synthase, with product MSRVVITGMGIYSCLGKNLAEVKESLYNGTSGIIVDEKRKEFGFRSCLTGMVEEPNLKELLSRRQRLSMGEEGAYAYVATLEALKNAGITQEFLDNNEVGVLYGNDSTAKSVIESIDKLRDKKDTTLVGSGAIFKSMNSSVTMNLSTIFRLTGINFTVSAACASGSHAIGIAYQLIKSGLQDCIICGGAQEINELAMGSFDGLGVFSVNDKDPRMASRPFDKNRDGLVPSGGAASLIVESYESAIKRNAPILGEIIGYGFSSNGDHISTPNVDGPTKAMKKAINQANIKTSEIDYVNAHATSTPVGDANEAKAIYEVFGENGPYVSSTKSMTGHECWMAGASEIVYSMLMMEHSFIAPNINLENPDDDAAKLNLVRKTLDKKIDVFLSNSFGFGGTNSALLIKKVQE from the coding sequence ATGAGCAGGGTGGTAATTACAGGAATGGGAATTTATTCTTGTTTGGGGAAAAACTTGGCCGAAGTTAAGGAGTCCCTTTACAATGGAACTTCAGGAATAATAGTTGATGAAAAAAGAAAAGAATTTGGATTTAGATCCTGTTTAACGGGTATGGTAGAAGAGCCAAACCTAAAGGAACTATTATCCCGAAGGCAACGATTAAGTATGGGAGAAGAGGGTGCCTATGCCTATGTAGCCACCTTAGAGGCCTTAAAAAACGCAGGAATAACGCAGGAATTTCTGGACAATAATGAGGTTGGCGTACTTTACGGGAACGATAGTACTGCCAAATCAGTTATAGAGTCCATAGACAAGTTAAGGGATAAAAAAGATACTACCTTGGTAGGTTCTGGTGCCATATTTAAGTCCATGAACTCATCGGTAACCATGAATTTATCTACTATCTTTAGGTTAACGGGGATAAACTTCACCGTTAGTGCCGCCTGTGCAAGTGGATCACATGCTATTGGCATAGCCTATCAACTGATTAAAAGTGGGCTACAAGATTGTATTATCTGTGGCGGGGCCCAAGAAATTAATGAACTGGCCATGGGCAGTTTTGACGGCCTTGGCGTATTTTCAGTAAACGACAAGGATCCAAGGATGGCTTCACGTCCTTTTGATAAAAACAGGGATGGACTTGTCCCTAGTGGGGGTGCAGCATCATTAATTGTCGAGAGTTATGAATCTGCAATAAAAAGAAACGCCCCTATTTTAGGGGAAATTATAGGATATGGATTTTCCTCCAATGGCGATCATATTTCAACTCCCAACGTGGATGGTCCTACCAAAGCGATGAAAAAAGCAATAAACCAAGCCAACATAAAAACCAGTGAGATAGATTACGTAAACGCCCATGCAACCTCTACCCCAGTAGGCGATGCCAATGAAGCAAAGGCGATTTATGAGGTTTTTGGGGAAAACGGACCCTATGTTAGTTCTACCAAATCCATGACCGGACATGAATGCTGGATGGCTGGTGCTAGTGAAATTGTATATTCAATGCTGATGATGGAGCATTCCTTCATTGCACCAAATATAAATCTGGAAAATCCAGACGATGATGCCGCCAAATTAAATCTAGTAAGAAAAACACTAGATAAAAAAATTGATGTATTTTTGTCCAATTCATTTGGATTTGGAGGTACAAATTCAGCTTTGTTAATCAAAAAAGTGCAAGAATAA
- a CDS encoding acyl carrier protein, with protein MDKEVIIEKINDFLIDEFEVDSDDISPMANLKKTLELDSLDFVDLVVAIESNFGVKLMGEDFVDIVTLQDFYDLIEQKLI; from the coding sequence ATGGATAAAGAAGTGATTATTGAGAAAATAAACGACTTTCTTATAGATGAATTCGAAGTAGATTCGGACGATATCTCACCTATGGCCAATTTAAAGAAAACCCTTGAATTGGACAGCTTGGATTTTGTTGATTTAGTAGTAGCCATCGAATCTAACTTTGGTGTTAAATTAATGGGGGAAGACTTCGTTGATATTGTTACACTTCAAGATTTCTATGATCTGATAGAGCAAAAATTAATTTAA
- a CDS encoding lipid A biosynthesis acyltransferase: protein MANQWKGKSRGSVLGYKIFVFCIKNFGIRSAYFILYFVAFYFCFFSPKSTTSSYYYFRKRLDYSIFKSILSIYKSYYVFGQTILDKVAISSGLRDKFTYHFDGVENLQQTLTDKKGGILISAHLGNFEIAEFFLDELDGNSNIHLLTTDAEHKAIKEYLSRYTRKSKTKFIILKDDLSHIFEMNAALANNQIVCMTGDRYAQSAKQLTAPILGKEAQFPAGPFLLGSRFQVPVLFVYVMKETNSHYHLYARKANFKHRDAQGLLQNYVSSMEWIIKQYPLQWFNYFDFWNSKPAPK, encoded by the coding sequence ATGGCTAATCAATGGAAAGGAAAATCCAGAGGTTCTGTTTTAGGATATAAGATTTTTGTTTTTTGTATTAAAAATTTCGGGATAAGGTCCGCCTATTTTATCCTGTATTTTGTAGCATTTTATTTTTGTTTTTTCTCTCCAAAAAGCACTACATCTAGCTATTATTATTTCCGAAAAAGACTTGACTACAGTATTTTCAAGAGCATCCTTTCCATTTATAAAAGCTATTATGTTTTTGGGCAGACCATATTGGACAAAGTAGCTATTTCCTCTGGACTCCGGGACAAGTTTACCTATCATTTTGACGGTGTGGAAAATTTGCAACAAACTTTGACGGACAAAAAAGGGGGCATTTTAATCAGCGCACATTTAGGAAACTTTGAAATTGCCGAATTTTTTCTGGATGAATTGGATGGGAATTCCAACATCCACCTCCTCACCACCGACGCCGAACATAAGGCCATCAAAGAATACCTATCCCGGTACACCAGAAAATCCAAGACTAAATTTATTATTCTCAAGGATGATCTTTCCCATATCTTTGAAATGAACGCCGCTTTGGCCAATAACCAGATCGTTTGTATGACGGGGGATCGTTATGCCCAATCAGCAAAACAATTGACCGCCCCAATTTTGGGAAAGGAAGCCCAATTCCCTGCCGGACCCTTTTTATTGGGATCTAGATTTCAGGTGCCTGTCCTTTTTGTATATGTGATGAAAGAAACCAATTCCCATTATCATTTATATGCTAGAAAGGCTAATTTTAAACACCGGGATGCCCAAGGTCTATTACAAAATTATGTGAGCAGTATGGAGTGGATAATTAAGCAATATCCCTTACAATGGTTCAATTATTTCGATTTTTGGAATTCCAAACCAGCACCTAAATAG
- a CDS encoding flavodoxin, whose translation MKEVLVIYYSQSGQLWDIAQNLVATLDKQKVNITYYRIRPEKDFDFPWTQADFYDAFPETFLQLSCALHPPEEKILEKKYDLVILGYQVWYLTPSIPINSFLTSSFAKQLLNNTPVVTVIACRNMWLMAQEKMKRLLLDCNAKLVGNIALVDRHINHISVITIVHWMMGGKKTKYLGIFPKPGVSEADIQGSAKFGVPINKALLSNSYGDLQNELLKLDAVHIKPLLIQTDKRGNILFTKWANLIIKSGASENGKRKKLLVLFKYYLLFAIWAIAPLVFIVFLITYIPRYKTIKREKEYYSSVRLKNN comes from the coding sequence ATGAAAGAAGTTCTTGTTATTTACTATTCCCAATCCGGACAATTGTGGGACATCGCCCAAAACCTGGTTGCTACTTTGGACAAGCAAAAGGTGAACATTACCTACTATCGTATCAGACCAGAGAAGGATTTCGATTTCCCTTGGACACAGGCAGATTTCTACGATGCATTTCCAGAGACCTTCCTACAACTGTCATGCGCCTTACATCCGCCGGAAGAAAAAATATTAGAAAAAAAATACGACCTCGTTATTTTAGGGTATCAAGTTTGGTATTTAACTCCTTCAATTCCAATAAATTCGTTTTTAACCTCCAGTTTCGCCAAGCAATTATTAAACAATACTCCCGTAGTAACCGTTATTGCTTGTCGTAATATGTGGCTAATGGCACAGGAAAAAATGAAACGTCTTTTGTTGGATTGTAATGCAAAATTGGTAGGAAATATAGCTTTGGTAGACCGACATATAAATCACATCAGCGTAATTACCATTGTACATTGGATGATGGGAGGAAAAAAAACCAAGTACTTGGGGATATTCCCAAAACCAGGGGTATCTGAAGCAGATATCCAAGGTTCCGCCAAATTTGGGGTTCCCATCAATAAAGCCTTACTGTCTAACTCCTACGGAGATTTGCAGAACGAGTTGTTAAAACTGGATGCGGTTCATATAAAACCACTTCTAATTCAGACCGATAAGAGAGGAAATATTTTGTTCACTAAATGGGCCAATCTTATTATAAAGAGTGGAGCTTCCGAAAATGGAAAACGTAAAAAATTACTGGTATTGTTCAAATATTATTTGTTATTTGCGATTTGGGCTATAGCTCCACTAGTTTTTATTGTATTTTTAATAACTTATATCCCCAGGTATAAGACCATAAAAAGAGAGAAAGAATATTATTCATCAGTTCGTTTAAAGAATAATTAA